One Schistocerca cancellata isolate TAMUIC-IGC-003103 chromosome 1, iqSchCanc2.1, whole genome shotgun sequence genomic region harbors:
- the LOC126162803 gene encoding uncharacterized protein LOC126162803, with translation MKQGFAVPKEDGRGKYGNYPYKFQDEAVQSVREFLNAIPKYNSHYSRQQNPNKVYLDCDLTTASLFRDKYFEYCNEKQDPAVSESKFREIFVSEFNIGFKPPKSDTCSKCDGFLIAINNPELCAEEVTERKQQYELHLIKADRGQNMIGSLTALAKENSKDHHVIAMDMQQKFPTPKLTVGPPF, from the exons atgaagcagggatttgcagtgccaaaagaagatggaagag GAAAATATGGAAACTACCCATataaatttcaagacgaagctgtacaaagtgttagagaatttctcaacgccataccgaaatataacagtcattacagcaggcaacagaaccccaataaagtgtatttggattgtgatctcacaactgcttccttatttcgagATAAATACTTCGAATACTGCAACGAAAAGCAGGatcctgcagtatctgaaagtaaattcagagaaattttcgtatctgaatttaacataggcttcaaaccaccaaaaagtgacacctgttcaaaatgtgatggatttctaattgcaataaataacccagaattatgcgcagaagaagtcacagaaaggaaacaacaatatgaactgcatctcataaaggctgacagaggacaaaatatgattgggtctttaactgctctggctaaagaaaattcgaaagatcatcatgtgatagcaatggacatgcagcaaaAATTCCCCACACCTAAACTAACAGTAGGTCCACCATTTTaa